The following are encoded together in the Panicum virgatum strain AP13 chromosome 6K, P.virgatum_v5, whole genome shotgun sequence genome:
- the LOC120712184 gene encoding L-gulonolactone oxidase 2-like, with protein MATVEVQGPIMQLLLLLILAQMSLTGSSPPPDPVACAHGTSNCTINNAYASFPDRRPCHAARAAYPRSEHELVAAVAAAVAAKRKVKVATRYSHSFTKLACPGGSDGAIISTRWLNRTVRVDAKNRLITVESGVLLRELIRAAASAGLSLPYTPYWFGLTVGGLLATGAHGSSMWGKGGAVHESVVALRIVTPAPASRGFAMVRELGTGHPDLDAAKVSLGVLGVVSQVTLALQPLFKRSISFLKRDDSDLAEQVASWGRLHEFGDITWLPEERKVIYRQDDRVDVSTPGNGLNDNLGFRPLSASDLVASRIQDENLQKNGSDAVLCSANRVAQAYLESRAFGYTNDGVNFTGYPVVGYQHRMQASGSCLETKDDGLKTVCYWDPRIRGTFIYNTGLSLPFSRAPAFVADLKRLRDRNPQAFCELGTSGVLMRYVKASTAYLGKPVDSVTVDIDYFRSRTPGTPRAHADVIDELEQMVLLKYGGVPHWGKNRNFVFNGAIAKYPRAGKFLEVKKRYDPEGTFSSEWSDQVLGIKGNANILDKGCAMEGLCVCSDDTHCAPEKGYHCRPGKVYAGARVCAR; from the exons ATGGCTACAGTGGAGGTGCAGGGGCCAATAATGCAGCTCCTGCTGCTCCTCATCCTTGCCCAGATGAGCCTCACCGGCTCCAGCCCTCCGCCGGATCCCGTAGCCTGCGCCCACGGCACCTCCAACTGCACCATCAACAACGCATATGCCTCCTTCCCGGACCGCAGACCCTGCCACGCCGCCCGGGCCGCCTACCCACGCAGCGAGCATGAGCTCGtcgcggccgtggcggccgcGGTGGCTGCCAAGCGTAAGGTGAAGGTCGCCACCAGGTACTCCCACAGCTTCACCAAGCTGGCCTGCCccggcggcagcgacggcgccATCATCAGCACGCGGTGGCTCAACCGGACCGTGCGGGTCGACGCCAAGAATCGGCTCATCACGGTGGAGAGCGGCGTGCTCCTCAGGGAGCTCATccgtgccgccgcctcggcTGGGCTCTCGCTGCCATACACGCCGTACTGGTTCGGCCTCACCGTCGGCGGCCTCCTGGCGACCGGCGCGCACGGCAGCTCGATGTGGGGCAAGGGGGGCGCCGTGCACGAGTCCGTGGTGGCGCTGAGGATCgtgacgccggcgccggcgagccgggGCTTCGCCATGGTGAGGGAGCTCGGCACCGGCCACCCGGACCTCGACGCGGCCAAAGTATCTCTCGGAGTCCTCGGCGTCGTCTCTCAG GTTACTCTGGCTCTGCAGCCGCTGTTCAAGCGGTCGATCTCGTTCCTGAAACGCGACGACTCGGACCTGGCGGAGCAAGTGGCCTCGTGGGGCCGCCTCCACGAATTCGGGGACATCACGTGGCTGCCGGAGGAGCGCAAGGTGATCTACCGCCAGGACGACCGTGTCGACGTTTCGACGCCGGGCAACGGCCTCAACGACAACCTCGGCTTCCGGCCCTTGTCAGCTTCCGACCTCGTCGCCTCCAGGATCCAAG ATGAAAATCTGCAGAAGAACGGCTCAGACGCCGTCCTGTGCTCGGCGAACCGGGTTGCGCAGGCGTACCTGGAGAGCCGAGCATTCGGCTACACCAACGACGGCGTCAACTTCACGGGGTacccggtggtagggtaccagcACCGGATGCAGGCGTCCGGGTCATGCCTCGAGACCAAGGACGACGGGCTCAAGACCGTGTGCTACTGGGACCCGCGCATCCGGGGCACCTTCATCTACAACACCGGCTTGAGCCTCCCGTTCTCCCGGGCACCCGCGTTCGTCGCCGACCTCAAGAGGCTGCGGGACCGCAACCCGCAGGCGTTCTGCGAGCTCGGCACCTCGGGCGTGCTCATGCGCTACGTCAAGGCCTCCACCGCCTACCTCGGGAAGCCGGTGGACTCGGTCACCGTCGACATTGACTACTTCCGGAGCCGCACGCCCGGCACGCCGCGGGCGCACGCCGACGTGATCGACGAGCTGGAGCAGATGGTGCTGCTCAAGTACGGCGGCGTCCCGCACTGGGGCAAGAACCGCAACTTCGTCTTCAACGGCGCCATCGCCAAGTATCCCAGGGCCGGCAAGTTCCTCGAGGTGAAGAAGAGGTACGATCCGGAGGGGACGTTTTCGAGCGAGTGGAGCGATCAGGTGCTGGGCATCAAGGGAAACGCAAACATATTGGACAAGGGCTGCGCCATGGAAGGGCTTTGTGTCTGCTCCGATGACACGCACTGCGCGCCAGAGAAAGGCTACCACTGCCGGCCGGGGAAGGTGTACGCCGGAGCGAGGGTTTGTGCTCGTTGA